ACCTCCTAAGGCTTCAATATCACTTTTGATGTAAGAAGAGTTGCGGCGTTCCGCCAGATCCGGTAATACTTCGGATGTAACAAAAGGAGCGATGCTATCTTCCACTGCACGGAAATAAGCATAGAAGCCTTTTAATACCTCGGCATAATCTGCTTCAGAACGAATATTTTTCAATTGGCGCACGATCGTTCCTTCTACGTTTTGGTGAGCAGCGTGCGTCTGCTCTTTGATATGTTGACTTAACATGTTCTTTCTTTTATTTATAACGATTCTATACAAAGATTCGTATTTATTTTCGATTTTTTATGCTGTTTTCTGATTTATCATCTATGAAAAACGACAGGATTTTTATTCTACAATTTTGATTGGATAATTATAATAGGGAGTGACTTGTGTAATAAAACGATCAAGACGGACCCGTATGCTAATACCATTGTTTAAATCTGAAGAAATGCCTATTGGAGCATCTTCGGGTATCTGCACTTTAATGGATTTTAAATCATCTGAAATACCGAGAAAGTTCAAGGATAAACTGTTGGGGAAACCATCTTCGGTGTAATTTAAATTTACAACTCTAATATCTGACGTTTTGTTCAAATGTCTTGCAGGAAGATTTATAATTTCACCTCTTTTGACCTGCCATTCTTTTGCATGGTTAAAATAGACATAAGGAAGTGACTGATTGGCTGCAACGCTTACGAACTTTTTACTGCTTTTAACAGCAATACCAAATTTGTTCATCACCTGCGCGTAATAATCACCTGAAGGAATTCCCGAGCCATCTTGCTGATCCAAATAGAAAATAATAAGTCCGTTTTCAACTTTATTCAGCATAAGTTTATAACCTTTGTTTTGATCATTGACGAGGTATAGACTGTCGCTGCCATCCAGGGCAAGGTTACGCATTGGAATAGAAAAGTTGCTTTGGCCAACAAGGGCAGTAATCTGTGTGTCTTCGTCTTGAAAAGAAGGTAATAATGCCCCATTCGATAGTTTGACCGTATAGGTCTTGATGGTGCCGTCCTGAGCCTTTACTTGATATTGAGCGCCGTCTTTGAGCGCAATTGCAGTTCCCGAGGCCGGGCTAATGCTTGCATTTTTTGAAATGTTGATAATCGGAGCGACTGTCTCAGGAATAGGCCATTCAGTAGAGCCAGGCCAGGAAACATAAATATTTTCGCCATCCACCGCAGCGACAATAGTATCCTTGCCTCCATTGTAAGGAATTTTGAATGCAGTGATTTCGGTATAGGGGGTCGGAGCGATTTCATACTCCTTCTTGCAAGCTGAAAACACGGTGATTCCCATCGTCAGCAACAGGGCAGGAATGCGATATAATGTGTTTATTTTTTTCATAGTTATGGGGACTTTCTATTGTCAAATGGTATTTCCATAGATGAAAAGCAGATGCAATTCATGAATAGGATAATATGTATAATTAGTTATTGTATATAATTCGAATAGGATTCTTTAAAGTTACCTCACGACAGTAGTAGCGTAATTTGACATAGTAATCACCTGCCGCTGGTACCTTGTTATATTTTAGCGAACTGCCACTACCCGTTATACGTCCCTCAATGGAATTTAATGGTAATTGTATGTAGGCATTGCCAACATTCGGAGGGATACCTGCAGTCAATTGTGTAAAATGATATTCCTTGCCACTCTTGTCCACTAGACTTGCACGAGCTATCGTTAAGTCAGTTTCATAAATTCCGAGGAATGGATAGTTCGGTTGAACAGTATTGACATCAATAAAATTAAAGACATAACCGTATGTCTGATCATATACAACAGGAGTATTTGGATCGGAACTAACCTCTTGTACATTGAGTACTGGTTGGTTACTTTTGACAATCAATGAATAGGTCGCGTTACTGCCATCTGTGGCTGTAACGGGGTATTGAATGGTACGACCTTTGACGAAATAGTCCATCATATTGGTGATCAGTGTATCCGAACCTTGCTTTAGCGTAGCGCCTGTGGCGACTTTTATTTCAGGCTCCAGACTGGTCATATAAAGTCCTTCGGGCAGTGTGACCGTGATCGTTTTATCATCGTTGTTAATGGCGCCGATAACTTCTTTGCTGGTATTAACGATCTTAAAACTGCTGATTCGAGCCGCACTTTCCTGTTCATAAGGTTGAGTTTCGGTTTTCGTACAGGAGCTGGTCAATAGGCCGCTTAGTAAAACGACTGTGGCGATTTTAAATTTTTGTGTGGTTAATAACTGATTTTTCATCTTGGTTTGGAAAGAATCCAGTACCAGCAGAGCTGGTACCGGATTTAAAATTTACAATTCTTATCAAAAAATAAGGGGTTTTACACTTATTACAGTTTCTTATAATCGAAACTCATAAATGGAAAGTTTGTTGCTGCATAACTTGCATTTGGTGTTTCATCTTTATATACACTATTCAAACGTACTTTCCACAAATCACCGGTTGTTTTGTTTTCTAGAATGTAAGTTCTAGGCCCGTAGCTGCTCATAATGTGATTGCTTAGGTTATAGATGTACCAGCCAGTACTGCTTGGATTTCCTGTTCCATTTAGACTGTTAGAGCCAGCTACTCCAGTTGAAATGAGCGTTCCTGAAGTACTTGCTGTCACTGATTCAAATGCTGTATTTACATAATACAGGTTATATTTAGCCGTATTTACGGTCAAGCTTGCATTTGCTGTACCACTAAATTGAAAATCGTAGCTAGTGGATGTACCACCATCATTGGTAATCAAGTTGTAGTAATAAGTGCTTGCTGGATTTTTCCATTGTGTCGTATCCACCAAATCAGGCACTGTGCCTTGATGGAAGTTGCGTGCACCATAGGTGCCAGTTGCAATCGTTTTTAAGTACCCTTTTGTACCGGTTGCGGTAAAGTTTACTGTGCCTCCGATAGTTGTTGAAGGCGTAACAGCGCGTTTGCTGAGTGATTGTTGCTCTACATTTGGTGCAAGTGAATTGTCTTTGCTACATGATACTGTCATGCCAATCGCGGCAAGACCTAAGGCAACGGATAAAGTTGTGAATTTGATTTTCATTTCTTTTTCGTAATTTTGCCACTTCTACAGTGGGCTAGTTAATAAATATATGTTAATTAGTCAATTTGTTACCGGATGTACCTCGACCGTATATCCGGTTTTTTTTGAATAAGAATTGTACTATTTAGGGTTTTATCTCGAATGTCTTACTGCCTTTAGGCACAATGACATAATCAAAGGAGATAAATACGTGTGGTGAATCTTTAAGCCACTCCGCAGGGCTATACAGACCTTTGTACATAGAAACTGGTCTAATCTTCGCGTAATTACCCTTTGCCGTGCGAACGATCAAGGTTCGTGGTTTGATGACTTTACCATTGAGAAGGGTTAAACCCTTGCCAAGTGCGTAAGCCACATGCTCGTTCTGAACAGCATGTTCACGAACCAAACGACCATAAAAGTCATACAATAACCAGCCGACACCGTTTCCTTCGTCACCATTTTGATCCATTCCTATCGCATCGCCAATAAGTTTAAACTCAGAATCAGCCGGTACTTCTGTTACTTCGTCAAAATCTTTTTCAACGATCAGGATGCCACCGGTGGCATTATTGCCATAACCGAAATTGCTGCTGTTTGATCCGTTATTTCCAGAGACATGGCTATTAAAGATATTGCTAAAGGCAATGTCCCAGTTTCGAGTTTGACGATTTGTTTCCGGTACGCCTTTATTGGTCTCCAAGCTATAATACACAGTCGGTGCAGCATTTTGGCCATCGTTTTTATCTGTACCAGCGAAATCGCGTACTTTAATCAATTTATTGTAAAGCCCGGTATTGCTTTCTTCTTCTTTCGGCGGCTCGACAATAGGTTCTACTGTTGGATCTGATTTGCTGCAAGCAGTATGGATTGCCAGACCAATGCAGAGCAATACAATATACTTTGTTCTCGTGAGCTGTCTTGATATGTTCATCTGTTATCTTTGTTTTTATTTAAAATCATTCTAAATAATGGTAAAGGTAAAGAGTTTACCCTATTACTTGTGTATGAAAAATGATATTTTATGTATGGTTTTCGGTTTTAACCGAATTGCAATAAAAAACTATAGGGATTTTATCCCTATAGTTTTTTATTGCAATTCTTGGTAATCGATGGAGTAGAAGAAATAATTATTTGGTGCTACCTCATGATTCATTGTTTCATTTTCATACACGCTGTTCATTCTTATTTTGAAAAACGGTTTGTTATCTTTCAATACAATAATTGTTCGGTTCGCGACCGCCAATACTTGGTGATTTGGTGCGCCGGTATAATTAGCCCAACCAATTACATTTGGTGCATAGGCAGACTGTAGTCCTAACAAATTATTTTTAGCAGCAACGAACTGATCAGTGGCTTTAACTTCATCAAATGCTTTATCAATATATGATAATGTATAGCCCTTCAAACTGTTGGTCGCGAGATCCACATTAGAACCCTTAGCATTGACATAAACCATAAAATTATTACTTGATGCCCCATCATTTTCTTTGAAGTCAAGATAATATGTTGTGGCTGCTGTTGTTGTGGCTTTATTGTCATCACCAACCGTAAATTGTTTGAAATTACGTAGGGAATAGACGTTGCCTTTACGATTGATGGTACCCTGTGAATTGGAGGTTCTGGATATATTAGCGAGGTTGACCGTTTCCCCATCTTTTACTGTAACTTTTGCTTGATATTCCTGCTCAGTAACGATCGTATTATCATCATCCTTGCTACAGGAAGTAAAACCTAAACTCAATGCACATAAAAGTGCCGATGTTGTAAATAATTTGTTCATCTTTAATTTAATTGTGTAATTTTTCCTTATTATAATGTATTTGTATTCAAGTTTTTACTGCCATCTTCCTGCACGTAATATTTAAAAGTGTAGTAGGGGGCGGGCCAGTTCATATTGGTCACTGCTGAGGGATTTCCCTTATAGGCATTGATCAATTGCAATTTGGCATATTTGCCATCAGGTAGGCGAATGGCATAAGTACGGTTTGGGAGAGCCTGCATGATATGCGTACTCAGGCTGTACTGAAACCAGCCGAGCGATTCGGAATTGGATGCCCAGCCAATTTTACCGGTTCCGCTTTTATTGAATTCTTCATCCGAAGGGGCGACCGTAAGGCTTTGGTAAGATTGCTTTAATAGCATGACAGCTGTATTGTTGGCTTCTCCCTGATACCCCGGATTGAATTCATCAACAGCATTATTGACAAAGACTTCAGAATTGTAGGGGCCCGTAAAGGCAATATCCCAGTCTTCTGTCTTTAACCACTGAGCTGAATCGGCCTTTGTCTTGATCCAGATTTGTTTTTGATCTTTAAAGCGAAAGAGGAATGTGTAGAATGGCCGTTTTTCTTTACCCTCGACACCATCACCCATCGCGGCGTCTGTGTCACCTGCCAGATCTTTAATGACCACACTCTTGCCATCTTCTAGTCCAATCGTATAGTCTTTGTCCTTCCCGCAGGAAAGGAGCATAAGTGCCAGAAAACCTGAAAAAATACAACGTCCAATCTTATGAAATGAAAGCCAGATGCTGCATTCCGCTATAATGATGTTAATTGTTCTCATTGTTTTATCTACTATTTTGTGTACTTCTCTTTAGCTTTAATATCCAATCTCTAACCCTTCATCCATCGATAACTGACTCCGCCCATAATTACCCTGCCCGGCTGGCCCAAAAGGTAGCGGCTGGTGAAATTGAATAGGTTGTCGCCGATCAGACGAAAGGTTAATCTTCGGTTCATTAGACTTTTTTCGACCGTCATATTCACAAGTGTATGGTAGGGGATAAAGATGTCATATTTGTCAATGAATTGATTGCCGTTATTCTCCTGAAAGGGTGTTTTTCCACGGAAATTGATGCGGGCATTGACGTTTACTCCCCAAGGTTTATATTCGTATTGGGCTTTGAAATTGAACATATGGCGCGAACGGTCCTCAATTCCCCAATAGTCTGATTTTTTACTTTGCCGATAGAGGTCGGTTGCTGCATCATTGATTTGGTTATAGGGGTAATTGCCAGCTGCAATGCTATCCAACACACTGAGATCTTTGGCAATAAGGTATTGATAACCCATGGACAATTGTAGATCTTTGGTCGCCTGATAGGTCATGGAGACTTCAAAACCTTTGTTCATCGCTTTCGGTAAATTACGGTAACTGTAGATCTGTGCGATACTGGTACCGTTACCTACGCTGACGGTATTGATCTGATTGTTGATGCGGTGATAGAAAAGGGAGAAATCTGCCTGAAATTTCTTTGAAGGATTCCAGGTTAGTCCGATATTGTTGGACAGGCTAGTCTCGGCCTTTAGGTTGCCGGCGACTAAATTCAGCATATAGCTGTTCTTATAACTCAATTCGCCCGCCTGGTCCATGGCGGCAATAACGTCGGCTACCCGTTCGCTTCCCACAACTAGATAGTTGGCGGCTGGGTTGAAGAAGACCTGATAGCGCATCTTGTAGTCTGGTGCTTTGAATCCTGCACCAAGGCCGCCTTTGACCAATAAGGTTGGACTGATATGGTATTGCAAACCCAAGCTTGGACTCAAATGCCCGTTATAGACGTTGGTTTGATCATAGCGCAAGCCTAATGTCGTCAGCAAACGGTCAATAGGTTTCCATTCCGTCTGAAGATAGACAAATGCGCTGTTCAATGAGCGTTTGGCATCCAGGTCCTGATTGTCCATTTGCTCTACACTGCCACCTATTCCACCGGTGAACTTAAGTTGTTGCACCGGACTGTAGGCAAATTGTTGTTCGATGCGATGTACATTTTGGCCAAATTCTTCAGCGCTGGCCAAAACCCCTTGTTGCAGCCACTGTGCCGCAATCTGAGAATGGAATCTGGAAAAGTAATATCGTGTCATGCTACGCAGGCTCGAATCAAAATTGTGGTCGTAGCTGGCCGATAGATTAATGTCCTGATCTTTTTGTTTATCCTGTAGCGTTCTATCCTCCGACCAGGCATTGATCATTTCGGATTCACGCGCTGCAAATCGACCCGTGATGCCCAGTGTTCCAAGTTTACTGGTGCGGTAGCGTACCCGTCCCTGAAAGCTATAGTTGGTATAGGGGGGGAAGGTTGTACTTTTCGAGTTGAGGTATTGTTTGTCGGTATTGAAACCATCCGTCCGGTAATAGTTGCCGGAGACAACAGCGCTGCCGCGCTGATTGGAAAATGGTGTTTCGCCCTCTATTGTTGCATCGACCGTATTTAATGTGCCGTAGAGTAGCGAAGCATGTGCTTGGGGGGTTAGGGCGCCATGACGTGTAATGATATTGATAGCACCGCCAAGTGCATCGCTGCCGTATAAACAGGACGATGCTCCCTTAATGATCTCAATGCGTTCGATATTGGTCACTGAAATACGTGAAAGGTCAAAATTACCGCTATTACGGCCAAGCATAGGCTGCCCGTCGACCAAGACCATGACATAGTTGCTGCTAAACCCCTGAATTTGCACACCTACAGCTCTGGAGCCACCTGCAATATCGTTCACAATGGCAATACCGGTCTGCTCTTTCAGCACTTCGTCTAACCTCCGACTCCCCATCAATTCAATCTCTCTCTTGGTAATGACCTTGACCGGCATAGCTGCATTTTCAGCTTTGATCAAGTTATCAACAGCTTCCAATTTGCGGTTGACCTCAACCTCGTCGATCTGACGGTTATCTGTTTGTAAAGTGATTGTGAGTTGCTGGTTTTTATCCGTCAAATCTACAAATTGACGCAGCTCCTTATAGCCTAATGCTTGCGCGACAAGTTCATAACGGCCCGTATAAAGTTTATTAAATTGAAATCTCCCGGCTGTATCGGTCTTAAAAGCGTATTTATCCGGATACAAATAGACGGTCGCACTGGCTATTGCCTTGTTCGACTCGTTTTTTAAAGTTCCAGAAATCTTCCATTTTTCCTGGGCTTGCACAACATAAATTTGGCAGGCACATAAGGTGATTATCGTATTTATTCGAATAGAAGAGAGGTTTTTAAACACTATTTTTATTTTTAATCATTCTAAATAATGTTGCAAAAAACGGGAATACTATTGGATTTTTCTATATGCAAATTGTCATAAATTCTATTTATTTCGATTTTTATTATTGGTAAGGGGGTTGATTTTTCAGTGTATTAGTCTGTTTTACAGCTGTATATATTGTTTTTGTTGTTGTTTGAGTTTATTTATATGGATTGAAAATAATTTGTATTTAGACTGATTATTGATTTGTTTTGTAGTCAAATAACAGTGCTGTGCCGAAAAATTGGAATCAAAATTCTGTACAGTTTTAAAGGAGTTAAAGAAAGAGATGCGTAGAATTTACTTAATTATGCTATGTTGTTTGTTGCATATCGGCGGATGGGCAAACGCGCAGCAACGGATTATTACATTGAACAGTTCGCTGACGGAAACAATTTATGGGCTTGGTTTAGGCGATCGCATGATCGCAACAGATGTGACCAGCATCTCCCCAAAAGCTGCAGCAGCATTGCCGCGGGTGAGTAAAAACCGTTCTGTTTCGGCTGAAGGGGTATTGTCTTTTAAACCTACGCTTGTACTAGCAAATGAGGGGGATGTGGCCAATGCGGTCATTCAGCAGATCCGTGCCGCCGGTGTAAAGTTTATTTCGGTCAAACCGAATTATTCTGCTACTGGCGCTTTACGCTATATCCAGGAAGTGGCGGATGCTATCGGAGAGCCATCCTTAGGGAAATCTTTGGTATCACATACAAAAATAAGTTTGGATCATACACTAGCATTGGTGAAAAAAGAAAATAAAGGTAAAGCAGTTCCGAAAGTATTGTTTTTGTATGCGCGCGGAACAGGGACAATGAGTGTGGCAGGAAAGGGTAGCAGCCTGGATGCCATGATCAATTTAGCCGGTGGAAAGAATGCCGTACAGGAATTTTCGGATTTTAAGCCGTATACGACGGAGGCATTGGTGCAGGCCAATCCAGATATTATATTACTGTTTGATTTTGGTGCGAGTAGCTTAGGTGGAAAAGAAGCTATTCTTAAATTGCCGGGGATGCGCATCACGAATGCCGGTAAAAATGAACGTATACTGGTGATGAATGCCTCCTTACTAGTCAACTTTAGTAATCGGCTGCCTGATGCGATCTTGGAACTGCACCGTGGATTTGGAAAAGTAATGGATTCAAAATAGATCAGGTGCAAAAGAAACAAAAGTTAATATTGCTGGCTTTGAGCCTGATATTGTTTATTACGTGTATTATTGCATTAGGTCTGGGAGCCTATCATATACCTCCGGGGGATATTTTATCCATGCTCATGCAGAAGCTGCATTTGTCTGCAATTTCTAATCAAGACAGCATGCATGCCGACGTTTTATTTGAGATCCGTATGCCACGTTTATTACTGGGGCTTTTGGTCGGAGCCGCTCTGGGTATCTCGGGCGCCGCCATTCAGGGAATTTTTCGAAATCCGCTCGCAGAGCCCGGGTTAATCGGTATTTCTTCTGGCGCCTCCTTGTTCGCTGTACTGATTATCGCATTTGAAACGTTCCTGCTGACCTCGCTGTCAGCGTGGCTGGGTTATTATATTTTGGCTTTTGGTGCTTTTGTCGGTGCCGGACTAACTGCATTTTTAGTGTATCGCATTGCCAGTAAAAATGGCCGCCCCAATGTGACAACGATGCTGTTGGCAGGTATCGCCATCAATGCATTTGCGGGCGCGCTTACAGGTTTGATGACTTACATGTCTACAGAGCAACAGCTCCGCACCATTACGTTTTGGATGCTGGGCAGTCTAGGGGGTGCAACCTGGGACAATTTATTGGCTATAGGTCCTTTTATATGTATCTCTCTGCTTATTCTTCCGTTTTTTGGAAAGTCTTTGAATGCATTTGCCCTGGGTGAACTCCAGGCTGATTTATTGGGGATGCGTACTGATCGTGTAAAAAGGTGGGTGGTCATCTTATCGACTTTGGCTGTCGGTGCCTCGGTAGCTGTCTCGGGAATTATTGGTTTTGTAGGACTTATTGTCCCGCATACTATACGTCTGATGGGAGGGCCAGATCATCGTTTTGTACTTCCGGGCTCGCTGCTCTTAGGTGCTTTGGTGCTGACGCTGGCGGACGTTATCGCCAGGGTATTGGTAGCACCCATAGAATTGCCTATCGGTGTGATTACGGCCCTGTTGGGGACGCCTGTATTTTTGTATATTTTAATCAAGGATAAATAGTCTTCTTTCGGATGTTTAAATACTATTTTTTATGTTGCGTGTAGAAAAAATCAACTATGAGGTGAAAGGCCGAAAACTACTGAAAGACATCACCTTTCAGGTTCGTAAAGGTGAGATTTTAGCTGTCCTTGGAGCTAATGGGGCCGGAAAGTCTACCTTGATGGGGCTCCTGTGTGGTGAAAAGAAGCCTGATTCTGGACAGATTCATTTCAATGGCAAATTGTTGTCTGCGTACGATGCAGCGACATTGTCCAAATGCAGGGCCCTTATGAGCCAGCAGCAACAGATTACATTGAGTTTTAAGGTGGAAGAGATTGTATTAATGGGGAGGTATCCGCATTATAAAAATACGCCCACAGTGCGTGATCATCAGGTGGTGTCCGAAACGATGGAGCTCTGTGGTGTCACGGCATTCGCTGACCGGGATTTTTTGAGCCTTTCAGGGGGGGAGCAACAACGTGTTCATCTCGCGCGTGTTTTAGCACAGATCTGGGATAATCCCGATGCGCTCCTGTTACTTGACGAACCTATTTCGGCTTTAGATCTGCATTATCAGCAAAAGGTGCTGGCGATTGCACGTGCATTGGCCCGTAAAGGATTTATGGTTATTTTGATTGTCCATGATGTTAATTTTGCAGCGATGTATGCCGACCGAATCCTAATGCTCAAACATGGACGTAAACTCTTTCATGGTACACCAGTGGAGGTTTTGGCACAGAAGGAAATCTACACGATTTTTTCGGTTGAATCCAATGTGATTATGAATCCACGAACATTGAAGCCTTATGTTCAATTGAAGGAGATGGAGATTGACCTGGAGTAGACCTGACAATCTTCACGTTGCTTCTGTCTAATAGGGATTTATTTAGATAGATTATAAATAATTTTTATTTACCACCCTAATTCGTTAATTTTAACTGTATCAGGCTTATTTGGATTGTAATCATGTTGGTGAAAAGTAAAATAGTTGAGTTGGCGGATTGGCTTTTTGAAGAAGAAATTCCAGACGGATATGTGCCTGATAAGCCTTTAGTTGAAAATAAAATCACGATCCATACGGAGCCCGTTCACATGGAGAATTTTCAGCTTTCTACCTCGGGTTTGTTTATATTGCATTCGAAAATGCAATTTGATCGACCTGTTCAGATATTGACCGAAATCGAAGGGGAGACCATTACCAGTCAATTTATATTCTTTAAACCGGTGGACAGTAAATTGCCCTATGGGATGAGCAGGCATAATATCCGGTATATACCTTCTGTTAAATCGGTTCATCAAGTGGAGCCCGGTATTGAGTATACGTATTTTATTGCTGTGATATCCAAGGAGTATTACCTGAACCTTATTAAGCGGGATTCATTATTGCACCAGCAATTTGTACATGAAATTGAAAAAGGGGAATATACATCGTTTTCAGAAGAAGATCTGATGGCGACCTATGAGATGCAGCACACCATAGCCGAACTCATCGAATCCAAGAAGAAAGGTGAGATACGTCGGCTGCATACTGAGTCTCGCATTGTTGAATTGCTAATGTACCAATTTGAGCAGTATAACGAGAAAAATGATCAGGCCGTTTCGTTGTTCCATGACGAAGATGTGCAACGCCTGGAGCTGGCCCGGCAGATTCTCGAACAGCGTATTGCCAATCCACCGACACAAAAAGAACTCGCGGCAGAGGTATTGACAAGTGAAAGTAAGCTGCGAAAGGATTTTAAAGAATATTTTTCGGTTACAATCCACGATTATCTCACTCGAATCCGCATGGAAAAAGCCAAAAGTTATTTATTGGATGATAAGATGACAGTTTATGAAGTTGCTTTGCTGACCGGATATGGTCATCAGAATAACTTTAGCAGTGCGTTTAAAAAATACTATGGAATTTCCCCCGGCGAGCTTAAAATGTAATTAGCTATTCTTTAGCGGCAGGATTATTTCATCGTGCAAAGCATAGCAATCGTACTCCGGCGGCATTTTTCGGCTATCCAATCCCGTAAACTTGCTAAATGCCGGTAGAATAATCTGCTGTGCGGAGACCCAGAAGCAGGGCAGACGGAGATGTTTATTGGGGGGAAGCTTAATACTGACGCCCGGATGAATATGTCCACTGATGGTGAAAGCCGAAGGAGCTATGATCGGTTCATGTATAAAGGAGATCTGCTCCAGCTCGAATTTGTCGTTGTGATAGATCAAATCAATCTGCTTAGCTAATTTCTCCACCTTTCTATCATGGTTACCCAGGACGAGATGAAAATTGAGATCAGCATATTTTTGTTTAAACGCTGCCAGTAAAAGTACTTCCTGATTGACTCCTGCATGAATAAGGTCGCCGACAACCAAAATATTACCCGCCTGGTAGTGATCAATTAAAGAAGCTAGTCTTTGGAGGTCGAGGCTAGATGTATCTGAAGGGATAGGAATTCCATGTTTACGGAAATGTGCGGCTTTACCAAGGTGAAGGTCGGATAGAATGAGGGTATTCTGCTTCGGCCAAAAGATAGTACGTTGATTGTTAAGGATAAGGGTTTGTTTATTGAATGTAATGTGCTGTTCCTGTATATTCATTTTCTTCGCCCACGTTTTGATTTATTTGCATGCTCCATGCGTTGAATCCGCTCGATCAACGCTTCACTAGAAAGGGACTGACGTAAACTGTCCACTTTGATCGGGAAACTTAACGGTGTATATTCCTC
The window above is part of the Sphingobacterium sp. ML3W genome. Proteins encoded here:
- a CDS encoding HmuY family protein, giving the protein MNISRQLTRTKYIVLLCIGLAIHTACSKSDPTVEPIVEPPKEEESNTGLYNKLIKVRDFAGTDKNDGQNAAPTVYYSLETNKGVPETNRQTRNWDIAFSNIFNSHVSGNNGSNSSNFGYGNNATGGILIVEKDFDEVTEVPADSEFKLIGDAIGMDQNGDEGNGVGWLLYDFYGRLVREHAVQNEHVAYALGKGLTLLNGKVIKPRTLIVRTAKGNYAKIRPVSMYKGLYSPAEWLKDSPHVFISFDYVIVPKGSKTFEIKP
- a CDS encoding HmuY family protein; the encoded protein is MRTINIIIAECSIWLSFHKIGRCIFSGFLALMLLSCGKDKDYTIGLEDGKSVVIKDLAGDTDAAMGDGVEGKEKRPFYTFLFRFKDQKQIWIKTKADSAQWLKTEDWDIAFTGPYNSEVFVNNAVDEFNPGYQGEANNTAVMLLKQSYQSLTVAPSDEEFNKSGTGKIGWASNSESLGWFQYSLSTHIMQALPNRTYAIRLPDGKYAKLQLINAYKGNPSAVTNMNWPAPYYTFKYYVQEDGSKNLNTNTL
- a CDS encoding TonB-dependent receptor; this encodes MFKNLSSIRINTIITLCACQIYVVQAQEKWKISGTLKNESNKAIASATVYLYPDKYAFKTDTAGRFQFNKLYTGRYELVAQALGYKELRQFVDLTDKNQQLTITLQTDNRQIDEVEVNRKLEAVDNLIKAENAAMPVKVITKREIELMGSRRLDEVLKEQTGIAIVNDIAGGSRAVGVQIQGFSSNYVMVLVDGQPMLGRNSGNFDLSRISVTNIERIEIIKGASSCLYGSDALGGAINIITRHGALTPQAHASLLYGTLNTVDATIEGETPFSNQRGSAVVSGNYYRTDGFNTDKQYLNSKSTTFPPYTNYSFQGRVRYRTSKLGTLGITGRFAARESEMINAWSEDRTLQDKQKDQDINLSASYDHNFDSSLRSMTRYYFSRFHSQIAAQWLQQGVLASAEEFGQNVHRIEQQFAYSPVQQLKFTGGIGGSVEQMDNQDLDAKRSLNSAFVYLQTEWKPIDRLLTTLGLRYDQTNVYNGHLSPSLGLQYHISPTLLVKGGLGAGFKAPDYKMRYQVFFNPAANYLVVGSERVADVIAAMDQAGELSYKNSYMLNLVAGNLKAETSLSNNIGLTWNPSKKFQADFSLFYHRINNQINTVSVGNGTSIAQIYSYRNLPKAMNKGFEVSMTYQATKDLQLSMGYQYLIAKDLSVLDSIAAGNYPYNQINDAATDLYRQSKKSDYWGIEDRSRHMFNFKAQYEYKPWGVNVNARINFRGKTPFQENNGNQFIDKYDIFIPYHTLVNMTVEKSLMNRRLTFRLIGDNLFNFTSRYLLGQPGRVIMGGVSYRWMKG
- a CDS encoding ABC transporter substrate-binding protein; translation: MRRIYLIMLCCLLHIGGWANAQQRIITLNSSLTETIYGLGLGDRMIATDVTSISPKAAAALPRVSKNRSVSAEGVLSFKPTLVLANEGDVANAVIQQIRAAGVKFISVKPNYSATGALRYIQEVADAIGEPSLGKSLVSHTKISLDHTLALVKKENKGKAVPKVLFLYARGTGTMSVAGKGSSLDAMINLAGGKNAVQEFSDFKPYTTEALVQANPDIILLFDFGASSLGGKEAILKLPGMRITNAGKNERILVMNASLLVNFSNRLPDAILELHRGFGKVMDSK
- a CDS encoding iron ABC transporter permease, translating into MQKKQKLILLALSLILFITCIIALGLGAYHIPPGDILSMLMQKLHLSAISNQDSMHADVLFEIRMPRLLLGLLVGAALGISGAAIQGIFRNPLAEPGLIGISSGASLFAVLIIAFETFLLTSLSAWLGYYILAFGAFVGAGLTAFLVYRIASKNGRPNVTTMLLAGIAINAFAGALTGLMTYMSTEQQLRTITFWMLGSLGGATWDNLLAIGPFICISLLILPFFGKSLNAFALGELQADLLGMRTDRVKRWVVILSTLAVGASVAVSGIIGFVGLIVPHTIRLMGGPDHRFVLPGSLLLGALVLTLADVIARVLVAPIELPIGVITALLGTPVFLYILIKDK
- a CDS encoding heme ABC transporter ATP-binding protein, giving the protein MLRVEKINYEVKGRKLLKDITFQVRKGEILAVLGANGAGKSTLMGLLCGEKKPDSGQIHFNGKLLSAYDAATLSKCRALMSQQQQITLSFKVEEIVLMGRYPHYKNTPTVRDHQVVSETMELCGVTAFADRDFLSLSGGEQQRVHLARVLAQIWDNPDALLLLDEPISALDLHYQQKVLAIARALARKGFMVILIVHDVNFAAMYADRILMLKHGRKLFHGTPVEVLAQKEIYTIFSVESNVIMNPRTLKPYVQLKEMEIDLE
- a CDS encoding AraC family transcriptional regulator — translated: MLVKSKIVELADWLFEEEIPDGYVPDKPLVENKITIHTEPVHMENFQLSTSGLFILHSKMQFDRPVQILTEIEGETITSQFIFFKPVDSKLPYGMSRHNIRYIPSVKSVHQVEPGIEYTYFIAVISKEYYLNLIKRDSLLHQQFVHEIEKGEYTSFSEEDLMATYEMQHTIAELIESKKKGEIRRLHTESRIVELLMYQFEQYNEKNDQAVSLFHDEDVQRLELARQILEQRIANPPTQKELAAEVLTSESKLRKDFKEYFSVTIHDYLTRIRMEKAKSYLLDDKMTVYEVALLTGYGHQNNFSSAFKKYYGISPGELKM